One window of the Deltaproteobacteria bacterium genome contains the following:
- a CDS encoding type II secretion system protein → MKRINQKGFTLIELVLVITILGILAVAALPQFINVTTEAEQASMAGVVGSVRAGIALYRANDLITNGAPGEYPNAADIGTAADLDDEAAGATAAAATPFFVNVLQAGVTDDSWTKDAADVNVYIFDDGTTTYTYTYDDVAGTFTSPTGP, encoded by the coding sequence ATGAAACGAATAAACCAAAAGGGGTTCACGCTGATCGAACTCGTGCTGGTGATCACCATCCTGGGAATCCTGGCCGTGGCCGCACTGCCACAGTTCATCAACGTGACCACAGAGGCCGAGCAGGCCTCCATGGCGGGTGTTGTCGGTTCGGTGCGGGCGGGCATTGCCCTCTACCGGGCCAATGACCTCATCACCAACGGGGCTCCGGGGGAGTACCCGAACGCGGCCGACATTGGAACAGCGGCCGATCTTGACGATGAGGCGGCGGGGGCGACAGCCGCCGCTGCGACCCCGTTCTTTGTCAACGTCCTCCAGGCGGGGGTGACGGACGACTCGTGGACAAAGGACGCGGCGGATGTCAACGTCTACATCTTCGATGATGGGACGACGACCTATACCTACACTTATGACGATGTGGCCGGGACTTTCACCAGCCCGACAGGCCCGTAA